One Camelina sativa cultivar DH55 chromosome 3, Cs, whole genome shotgun sequence genomic window carries:
- the LOC104776492 gene encoding extensin-2 isoform X2, translated as MVSSYGMGRSAHLVYALGFAIMATMVAASYEPYMYSSPPPPVYNSPAPKVDYKSPPPPYVYTSPPPPPTYSPSPKVDYKSPPPPYVYSSPPPPYYSPAPKVEYKSPPPPYVYSSPPPPYYSPAPKVEYKSPPPPYVYSSPPPPYYSPAPKVEYKSPPPPYVYSSPPPPYYSPAPKVEYKSPPPPYVYSSPPPPYYSPAPKVEYKSPPPPYVYSSPPPPYYSPAPKVEYKSPPPPYVYSSPPPPYYSPAPKVEYKSPPPPYVYSSPPPPYYSPAPKVEYKSPPPPYVYSSPPPPYYSPAPKVEYKSPPPPYVYSSPPPPYYSPAPKVEYKSPPPPYVYSSPPPPYYSPAPKVEYKSPPPPYVYSSPPPPYYSPAPKVEYKSPPPPYVYSSPPPPYYSPAPKVEYKSPPPPYVYSSPPPPYYSPAPKVEYKSPPPPYVYSSPPPPYYSPAPKVEYKSPPPPYVYSSPPPPYYSPAPKVEYKSPPPPYVYSSPPPPYYSPAPKVEYKSPPPPYVYSSPPPPYYSPAPKVEYKSPPPPYVYSSPPPPYYSPAPKVEYKSPPPPYVYSSPPPPYYSPAPKVEYKSPPPPYVYSSPPPPYYSPAPKVEYKSPPPPYVYSSPPPPYYSPAPKVEYKSPPPPYVYSSPPPPYYSPAPKVEYKSPPPPYVYSSPPPPYYSPAPKVAYKSPPPPYVYNSPQPPYYSPAPKVPYKSPPPPYVYSSPPPPYVYSSPPPPYYSPAPKVAYKSPPHPHVCVCPPPPPCYYSPVPKVAYKSPPPPYVYISPPPPYYSPAPKVAYKSPPPPYVYSSPPPPYYSPAPKVAYKSPPPPYIYSSPPPPYYSPAPKVSYKSPPPPYVYSSPPPPYYSPAPKVAYKSPPPPYVYSSPPPPYYSPAPKVAYKSPPPPYVYSSPPPPYYSPAPKVTYKSPPPPYVYSSPPPPYYSPAPKVTYKSPPPPYVYSSPPPPYYSPAPKVAYKSPPPPYVYSSPPPPYYAPAPKVAYKSPPPPYVYSSPPPPYYAPAPKVEYKSPPPPYVYSSPPPPTYYSPSPKVEYKSPPPPYVYQSPPPPSYSPSPKAEYTSPPPPSYY; from the exons ATGGTATCTTCTTACGGGATGGGGCGCTCAGCCCATCTCGTCTATGCTCTTGGTTTTGCTATCATGGCAACTATGGTTGCTGCTTCGTATGAGCCCTACATGTATAGCTCTCCCCCACCACCAGTGTACAATTCTCCTGCACCAAAGGTCGATTATAAGTCTCCCCCACCTCCATATGTGTATACTTCCCCACCACCTCCACCAACATATTCACCATCgcctaaggtagactacaagtctccaccaccgccatacgtctacagttccccaccaccaccatactactcaccAGCTCCTAAGGTCGAAtacaaatctccaccaccaccgtacgtctacagttccccaccaccaccatactactcaccAGCTCCTAAGGTCGAATAtaaatctccaccaccaccgtacgtttacagttccccaccaccaccatactactcaccAGCTCCTAAGGTCGAAtacaaatctcccccaccaccgtacgtctacagttccccaccaccaccatactactctccagctcCTAAGGTCGAAtacaaatctcccccaccaccgtacgtctacagttccccaccaccaccatactactctccagctcCTAAGGTCGAAtacaaatctcccccaccaccgtacgtctacagttccccaccaccaccatactactctccagctcCTAAGGTCGAAtacaaatctcccccaccaccgtacgtctacagttccccaccaccaccatactactctccagctcCTAAGGTCGAAtacaaatctcccccaccaccgtacgtctacagttccccaccaccaccatactactctccagctcCTAAGGTCGAAtacaaatctcccccaccaccgtacgtctacagttccccaccaccaccatactactctccagctcCTAAGGTCGAAtacaaatctcccccaccaccgtacgtctacagttccccaccaccaccatactactctccagctcCTAAGGTCGAAtacaaatctcccccaccaccgtacgtctacagttccccaccaccaccatactactctccagctcCTAAGGTCGAAtacaaatctcccccaccaccgtacgtctacagttccccaccaccaccatactactctccagctcCTAAGGTCGAAtacaaatctcccccaccaccgtacgtctacagttccccaccaccaccatactactctccagctcCTAAGGTCGAAtacaaatctcccccaccaccgtacgtctacagttccccaccaccaccatactactctccagctcCTAAGGTCGAAtacaaatctcccccaccaccgtacgtctacagttccccaccaccaccatactactctccagctcCTAAGGTCGAAtacaaatctcccccaccaccgtacgtctacagttccccaccaccaccatactactctccagctcCTAAGGTCGAAtacaaatctcccccaccaccgtacgtctacagttccccaccaccaccatactactctccagctcCTAAGGTCGAAtacaaatctcccccaccaccgtacgtctacagttccccaccaccaccatactactctccagctcCTAAGGTCGAAtacaaatctcccccaccaccgtacgtctacagttccccaccaccaccatactactctccagctcCTAAGGTCGAAtacaaatctcccccaccaccgtacgtctacagttccccaccaccaccatactactctccagctcCTAAGGTCGAAtacaaatctcccccaccaccgtacgtctacagttccccaccaccaccatactactctccagctcCTAAGGTCGAAtacaaatctcccccaccaccgtacgtctacagttccccaccaccaccatactactctccagctcCTAAGGTCGAAtacaaatctcccccaccaccgtacgtctacagttccccaccaccaccatactactctccagctcCTAAGGTCGAAtacaaatctcccccaccaccgtacgtctacagttccccaccaccaccatactactctccagcccCTAAGGTCGCATACAAatccccaccaccaccgtacgtATACAACTCGCCGcaaccaccatactactctccagcccCTAAGGTCCCATACAAatccccaccaccaccgtatGTCTACAGCTCGCCACCACCACCGTATGTCTACAGctcgccaccaccaccatactactctccagcccCTAAGGTCGCATACAAATCCCCACCACACCCACATGTATGTGTTtgtccaccacctcctccatgCTATTACTCACCTGTTCCCAAGGTCGCATACAaatccccaccaccaccatacgtATACatctccccaccaccaccatactactctccagctcCTAAGGTCGCAtacaaatctccaccaccaccgtacgtcTACAGCTCGCCACCACCACCTTACTACTCTCCAGCCCCTAAGGTCGCATACAAatccccaccaccaccgtacATCTACAGCTCGCcgccaccaccatactactctccagcccCTAAGGTCTCATACAAatccccaccaccaccgtacgtcTACAGCTCGCcgccaccaccatactactctccagcccCTAAGGTCGCATACaagtccccaccaccaccatacgtctacagctccccaccaccaccgtacTACTCTCCAGCTCCTAAGGTCGCATACAAatccccaccaccaccgtatgtctacagctccccaccaccaccatactactctccagctcCTAAGGTCACAtacaaatctccaccaccaccgtacgtctacagctccccaccaccaccatactactctccagctcCTAAGGTCACAtacaaatctccaccaccaccgtatgtgtacagctccccaccaccaccatactactcaccTGCTCCTAAGGTTGCATACaagtccccaccaccaccgtacgtctacag ctccccaccaccaccatactacgcTCCAGCTCCTAAGGTTGCTTACaagtccccaccaccaccgtacgtctacagctcgccaccaccaccatactacgcTCCAGCTCCAAAGGTTGAgtacaagtctcctccaccaccatacgtctacagctccccaccaccaccaacgTATTACTCACCATCCCCAAAGGTTGAGTACAAATCTCCTCCACCTCCGTATGTCTACCAATCTCCCCCACCTCCATCATACTCTCCTTCTCCAAAGGCTGAATACACTTCCCCTCCCCCACCATCATATTACTAA
- the LOC104776492 gene encoding extensin-2 isoform X13, producing MVSSYGMGRSAHLVYALGFAIMATMVAASYEPYMYSSPPPPVYNSPAPKVDYKSPPPPYVYTSPPPPPTYSPSPKVDYKSPPPPYVYSSPPPPYYSPAPKVEYKSPPPPYVYSSPPPPYYSPAPKVEYKSPPPPYVYSSPPPPYYSPAPKVEYKSPPPPYVYSSPPPPYYSPAPKVEYKSPPPPYVYSSPPPPYYSPAPKVEYKSPPPPYVYSSPPPPYYSPAPKVEYKSPPPPYVYSSPPPPYYSPAPKVEYKSPPPPYVYSSPPPPYYSPAPKVEYKSPPPPYVYSSPPPPYYSPAPKVEYKSPPPPYVYSSPPPPYYSPAPKVEYKSPPPPYVYSSPPPPYYSPAPKVEYKSPPPPYVYSSPPPPYYSPAPKVEYKSPPPPYVYSSPPPPYYSPAPKVEYKSPPPPYVYSSPPPPYYSPAPKVEYKSPPPPYVYSSPPPPYYSPAPKVEYKSPPPPYVYSSPPPPYYSPAPKVEYKSPPPPYVYSSPPPPYYSPAPKVEYKSPPPPYVYSSPPPPYYSPAPKVEYKSPPPPYVYSSPPPPYYSPAPKVAYKSPPHPHVCVCPPPPPCYYSPVPKVAYKSPPPPYVYISPPPPYYSPAPKVAYKSPPPPYVYSSPPPPYYSPAPKVAYKSPPPPYIYSSPPPPYYSPAPKVSYKSPPPPYVYSSPPPPYYSPAPKVAYKSPPPPYVYSSPPPPYYSPAPKVAYKSPPPPYVYSSPPPPYYSPAPKVTYKSPPPPYVYSSPPPPYYSPAPKVTYKSPPPPYVYSSPPPPYYSPAPKVAYKSPPPPYVYSSPPPPYYSPAPKVAYKSPPPPYVYSSSPPPPYYAPAPKVAYKSPPPPYVYSSPPPPYYAPAPKVEYKSPPPPYVYSSPPPPTYYSPSPKVEYKSPPPPYVYQSPPPPSYSPSPKAEYTSPPPPSYY from the exons ATGGTATCTTCTTACGGGATGGGGCGCTCAGCCCATCTCGTCTATGCTCTTGGTTTTGCTATCATGGCAACTATGGTTGCTGCTTCGTATGAGCCCTACATGTATAGCTCTCCCCCACCACCAGTGTACAATTCTCCTGCACCAAAGGTCGATTATAAGTCTCCCCCACCTCCATATGTGTATACTTCCCCACCACCTCCACCAACATATTCACCATCgcctaaggtagactacaagtctccaccaccgccatacgtctacagttccccaccaccaccatactactcaccAGCTCCTAAGGTCGAAtacaaatctccaccaccaccgtacgtctacagttccccaccaccaccatactactcaccAGCTCCTAAGGTCGAATAtaaatctccaccaccaccgtacgtttacagttccccaccaccaccatactactcaccAGCTCCTAAGGTCGAAtacaaatctcccccaccaccgtacgtctacagttccccaccaccaccatactactctccagctcCTAAGGTCGAAtacaaatctcccccaccaccgtacgtctacagttccccaccaccaccatactactctccagctcCTAAGGTCGAAtacaaatctcccccaccaccgtacgtctacagttccccaccaccaccatactactctccagctcCTAAGGTCGAAtacaaatctcccccaccaccgtacgtctacagttccccaccaccaccatactactctccagctcCTAAGGTCGAAtacaaatctcccccaccaccgtacgtctacagttccccaccaccaccatactactctccagctcCTAAGGTCGAAtacaaatctcccccaccaccgtacgtctacagttccccaccaccaccatactactctccagctcCTAAGGTCGAAtacaaatctcccccaccaccgtacgtctacagttccccaccaccaccatactactctccagctcCTAAGGTCGAAtacaaatctcccccaccaccgtacgtctacagttccccaccaccaccatactactctccagctcCTAAGGTCGAAtacaaatctcccccaccaccgtacgtctacagttccccaccaccaccatactactctccagctcCTAAGGTCGAAtacaaatctcccccaccaccgtacgtctacagttccccaccaccaccatactactctccagctcCTAAGGTCGAAtacaaatctcccccaccaccgtacgtctacagttccccaccaccaccatactactctccagctcCTAAGGTCGAAtacaaatctcccccaccaccgtacgtctacagttccccaccaccaccatactactctccagctcCTAAGGTCGAAtacaaatctcccccaccaccgtacgtctacagttccccaccaccaccatactactctccagctcCTAAGGTCGAAtacaaatctcccccaccaccgtacgtctacagttccccaccaccaccatactactctccagctcCTAAGGTCGAAtacaaatctcccccaccaccgtacgtctacagttccccaccaccaccatactactctccagctcCTAAGGTCGAAtacaaatctcccccaccaccgtacgtctacagttccccaccaccaccatactactctccagctcCTAAG GTCGCATACAAATCCCCACCACACCCACATGTATGTGTTtgtccaccacctcctccatgCTATTACTCACCTGTTCCCAAGGTCGCATACAaatccccaccaccaccatacgtATACatctccccaccaccaccatactactctccagctcCTAAGGTCGCAtacaaatctccaccaccaccgtacgtcTACAGCTCGCCACCACCACCTTACTACTCTCCAGCCCCTAAGGTCGCATACAAatccccaccaccaccgtacATCTACAGCTCGCcgccaccaccatactactctccagcccCTAAGGTCTCATACAAatccccaccaccaccgtacgtcTACAGCTCGCcgccaccaccatactactctccagcccCTAAGGTCGCATACaagtccccaccaccaccatacgtctacagctccccaccaccaccgtacTACTCTCCAGCTCCTAAGGTCGCATACAAatccccaccaccaccgtatgtctacagctccccaccaccaccatactactctccagctcCTAAGGTCACAtacaaatctccaccaccaccgtacgtctacagctccccaccaccaccatactactctccagctcCTAAGGTCACAtacaaatctccaccaccaccgtatgtgtacagctccccaccaccaccatactactcaccTGCTCCTAAGGTTGCATACaagtccccaccaccaccgtacgtctacagttctccaccaccaccatactactcaccTGCTCCTAAGGTCGCATACAAatccccaccaccaccgtacgtcTACAGCTC ctccccaccaccaccatactacgcTCCAGCTCCTAAGGTTGCTTACaagtccccaccaccaccgtacgtctacagctcgccaccaccaccatactacgcTCCAGCTCCAAAGGTTGAgtacaagtctcctccaccaccatacgtctacagctccccaccaccaccaacgTATTACTCACCATCCCCAAAGGTTGAGTACAAATCTCCTCCACCTCCGTATGTCTACCAATCTCCCCCACCTCCATCATACTCTCCTTCTCCAAAGGCTGAATACACTTCCCCTCCCCCACCATCATATTACTAA
- the LOC104776492 gene encoding extensin-2 isoform X7 gives MVSSYGMGRSAHLVYALGFAIMATMVAASYEPYMYSSPPPPVYNSPAPKVDYKSPPPPYVYTSPPPPPTYSPSPKVDYKSPPPPYVYSSPPPPYYSPAPKVEYKSPPPPYVYSSPPPPYYSPAPKVEYKSPPPPYVYSSPPPPYYSPAPKVEYKSPPPPYVYSSPPPPYYSPAPKVEYKSPPPPYVYSSPPPPYYSPAPKVEYKSPPPPYVYSSPPPPYYSPAPKVEYKSPPPPYVYSSPPPPYYSPAPKVEYKSPPPPYVYSSPPPPYYSPAPKVEYKSPPPPYVYSSPPPPYYSPAPKVEYKSPPPPYVYSSPPPPYYSPAPKVEYKSPPPPYVYSSPPPPYYSPAPKVEYKSPPPPYVYSSPPPPYYSPAPKVEYKSPPPPYVYSSPPPPYYSPAPKVEYKSPPPPYVYSSPPPPYYSPAPKVEYKSPPPPYVYSSPPPPYYSPAPKVEYKSPPPPYVYSSPPPPYYSPAPKVEYKSPPPPYVYSSPPPPYYSPAPKVEYKSPPPPYVYSSPPPPYYSPAPKVEYKSPPPPYVYSSPPPPYYSPAPKVEYKSPPPPYVYSSPPPPYYSPAPKVEYKSPPPPYVYSSPPPPYYSPAPKVEYKSPPPPYVYSSPPPPYYSPAPKVEYKSPPPPYVYSSPPPPYYSPAPKVEYKSPPPPYVYSSPPPPYYSPAPKVAYKSPPPPYVYNSPQPPYYSPAPKVPYKSPPPPYVYSSPPPPYYSPAPKVSYKSPPPPYVYSSPPPPYYSPAPKVAYKSPPPPYVYSSPPPPYYSPAPKVAYKSPPPPYVYSSPPPPYYSPAPKVTYKSPPPPYVYSSPPPPYYSPAPKVTYKSPPPPYVYSSPPPPYYSPAPKVAYKSPPPPYVYSSPPPPYYSPAPKVAYKSPPPPYVYSSPPPSYYSPAPKVTYKSPPPPYVYSSPPPPYYAPAPKVAYKSPPPPYVYSSPPPPYYAPAPKVEYKSPPPPYVYSSPPPPTYYSPSPKVEYKSPPPPYVYQSPPPPSYSPSPKAEYTSPPPPSYY, from the exons ATGGTATCTTCTTACGGGATGGGGCGCTCAGCCCATCTCGTCTATGCTCTTGGTTTTGCTATCATGGCAACTATGGTTGCTGCTTCGTATGAGCCCTACATGTATAGCTCTCCCCCACCACCAGTGTACAATTCTCCTGCACCAAAGGTCGATTATAAGTCTCCCCCACCTCCATATGTGTATACTTCCCCACCACCTCCACCAACATATTCACCATCgcctaaggtagactacaagtctccaccaccgccatacgtctacagttccccaccaccaccatactactcaccAGCTCCTAAGGTCGAAtacaaatctccaccaccaccgtacgtctacagttccccaccaccaccatactactcaccAGCTCCTAAGGTCGAATAtaaatctccaccaccaccgtacgtttacagttccccaccaccaccatactactcaccAGCTCCTAAGGTCGAAtacaaatctcccccaccaccgtacgtctacagttccccaccaccaccatactactctccagctcCTAAGGTCGAAtacaaatctcccccaccaccgtacgtctacagttccccaccaccaccatactactctccagctcCTAAGGTCGAAtacaaatctcccccaccaccgtacgtctacagttccccaccaccaccatactactctccagctcCTAAGGTCGAAtacaaatctcccccaccaccgtacgtctacagttccccaccaccaccatactactctccagctcCTAAGGTCGAAtacaaatctcccccaccaccgtacgtctacagttccccaccaccaccatactactctccagctcCTAAGGTCGAAtacaaatctcccccaccaccgtacgtctacagttccccaccaccaccatactactctccagctcCTAAGGTCGAAtacaaatctcccccaccaccgtacgtctacagttccccaccaccaccatactactctccagctcCTAAGGTCGAAtacaaatctcccccaccaccgtacgtctacagttccccaccaccaccatactactctccagctcCTAAGGTCGAAtacaaatctcccccaccaccgtacgtctacagttccccaccaccaccatactactctccagctcCTAAGGTCGAAtacaaatctcccccaccaccgtacgtctacagttccccaccaccaccatactactctccagctcCTAAGGTCGAAtacaaatctcccccaccaccgtacgtctacagttccccaccaccaccatactactctccagctcCTAAGGTCGAAtacaaatctcccccaccaccgtacgtctacagttccccaccaccaccatactactctccagctcCTAAGGTCGAAtacaaatctcccccaccaccgtacgtctacagttccccaccaccaccatactactctccagctcCTAAGGTCGAAtacaaatctcccccaccaccgtacgtctacagttccccaccaccaccatactactctccagctcCTAAGGTCGAAtacaaatctcccccaccaccgtacgtctacagttccccaccaccaccatactactctccagctcCTAAGGTCGAAtacaaatctcccccaccaccgtacgtctacagttccccaccaccaccatactactctccagctcCTAAGGTCGAAtacaaatctcccccaccaccgtacgtctacagttccccaccaccaccatactactctccagctcCTAAGGTCGAAtacaaatctcccccaccaccgtacgtctacagttccccaccaccaccatactactctccagctcCTAAGGTCGAAtacaaatctcccccaccaccgtacgtctacagttccccaccaccaccatactactctccagctcCTAAGGTCGAAtacaaatctcccccaccaccgtacgtctacagttccccaccaccaccatactactctccagctcCTAAGGTCGAAtacaaatctcccccaccaccgtacgtctacagttccccaccaccaccatactactctccagcccCTAAGGTCGCATACAAatccccaccaccaccgtacgtATACAACTCGCCGcaaccaccatactactctccagcccCTAAGGTCCCATACAAatccccaccaccaccgtatGTCTACAGCTCGCCACCAC caccatactactctccagcccCTAAGGTCTCATACAAatccccaccaccaccgtacgtcTACAGCTCGCcgccaccaccatactactctccagcccCTAAGGTCGCATACaagtccccaccaccaccatacgtctacagctccccaccaccaccgtacTACTCTCCAGCTCCTAAGGTCGCATACAAatccccaccaccaccgtatgtctacagctccccaccaccaccatactactctccagctcCTAAGGTCACAtacaaatctccaccaccaccgtacgtctacagctccccaccaccaccatactactctccagctcCTAAGGTCACAtacaaatctccaccaccaccgtatgtgtacagctccccaccaccaccatactactcaccTGCTCCTAAGGTTGCATACaagtccccaccaccaccgtacgtctacagttctccaccaccaccatactactcaccTGCTCCTAAGGTCGCATACAAatccccaccaccaccgtacgtcTACAGCTCGCCACCACCATcatactactctccagctcCTAAGGTCACATACAaatccccaccaccaccatacgtctacagctccccaccaccaccatactacgcTCCAGCTCCTAAGGTTGCTTACaagtccccaccaccaccgtacgtctacagctcgccaccaccaccatactacgcTCCAGCTCCAAAGGTTGAgtacaagtctcctccaccaccatacgtctacagctccccaccaccaccaacgTATTACTCACCATCCCCAAAGGTTGAGTACAAATCTCCTCCACCTCCGTATGTCTACCAATCTCCCCCACCTCCATCATACTCTCCTTCTCCAAAGGCTGAATACACTTCCCCTCCCCCACCATCATATTACTAA